A region from the Panthera uncia isolate 11264 chromosome D3 unlocalized genomic scaffold, Puncia_PCG_1.0 HiC_scaffold_8, whole genome shotgun sequence genome encodes:
- the LOC125914334 gene encoding translationally-controlled tumor protein-like, whose protein sequence is MGTRCVYTLGYGKEEVLLSGAHAFVVRTLVGVPVTVKERSFTKEAYEKYIKDYVKSVKGRLEEQRPERVKPFMTGAAGQIEHILAIFKNYQSFIGENMNPGGMAAPLAYCEEGVTPYMIFFKDGLEMEKC, encoded by the exons ATGGGGACCCGCTGTGTCTACACTCTAGGCTATGG aaaagaagAGGTTCTTCTGAGTGGAGCCCATGCCTTCGTGGTCAGGACATTAGTTGGTGTTCCAGTCACGGTGAAGGAAAGGAG CTTCACAAAGGAAGCCTACGAGAAGTACATCAAAGATTACGTGAAATCAGTCAAAGGCAGACTTGAAGAACAGAGGCCAGAAAGGGTGAAACCTTTTATGACAGGGGCTGCAGGACAAATCGAGCACAtccttgctatttttaaaaactaccagtCCTTTATTGGTGAAAACATGAATCCGGGAGGCATGGCTGCCCCGCTGGCCTACTGCGAGGAGGGTGTGACCCCATATATGATCTTCTTTAAGGAtggtttagaaatggaaaaatgttga